Proteins from a single region of Microbacterium sp. zg-Y818:
- a CDS encoding helix-turn-helix domain-containing protein, protein MEGTRTRAIGPAERSGVLQPQNLERFSARWIPPTEDLRDVVDTYWAVQWRLEPGESIEQRIIDHPSITLSIESGDVAAPLVVTSARSTAWTRTISGSGDVFAIRLRPAGLAVLSDLEASSLPYEREVTADLDGRTHRLLQQIASAPDSTARSEAADALVRALLAERPLRPSQRLANAALDVIADRPHVRKTSDVATALGVGVRTLQRTVRESIGRSPGEIARRVRLQEVVRRLSTEDGSLAAIAVELGYVDQAHLTNDFRSVAGVTPGAYLRALARANEALAG, encoded by the coding sequence ATGGAGGGCACGCGCACGAGAGCCATCGGCCCGGCCGAGCGCTCCGGAGTGCTGCAGCCGCAGAATCTCGAGCGGTTCTCCGCCCGGTGGATCCCGCCGACCGAAGACCTCCGAGACGTGGTCGACACCTACTGGGCGGTGCAGTGGCGGCTCGAGCCCGGCGAGTCCATCGAGCAGCGGATCATCGACCACCCGTCGATCACGCTCAGCATCGAGAGCGGCGACGTCGCGGCCCCGCTCGTGGTGACGTCCGCTCGATCCACGGCGTGGACGCGCACGATCAGCGGCAGCGGGGACGTCTTCGCGATTCGGCTGCGTCCCGCCGGCCTCGCCGTGCTGTCCGACCTCGAGGCTTCGTCGCTCCCCTACGAGCGAGAGGTCACCGCGGACCTCGACGGGCGCACGCACCGGCTCCTCCAGCAGATCGCGTCGGCGCCGGACTCGACCGCCAGGTCCGAGGCCGCAGACGCCCTCGTGCGGGCGCTCCTCGCCGAGCGTCCGCTGAGGCCGTCGCAGCGGTTGGCGAATGCCGCCCTCGATGTCATCGCCGACCGACCGCACGTGCGGAAGACGTCGGACGTGGCCACCGCGCTCGGAGTGGGCGTGCGGACCCTGCAACGGACAGTGCGGGAGAGCATCGGGCGCAGTCCCGGTGAGATCGCTCGCCGCGTGCGCCTGCAGGAGGTCGTCCGGCGCCTCTCAACCGAAGACGGGAGCCTCGCCGCCATAGCCGTCGAACTCGGCTACGTCGACCAGGCGCACCTCACCAACGACTTCCGCTCCGTCGCCGGGGTGACACCCGGTGCCTACCTCCGTGCGCTGGCGCGGGCGAACGAGGCGCTGGCCGGTTAG
- a CDS encoding DUF6157 family protein, translating to MTTNYRSTFITTAPDCPVPVAEVPPAGAKPSVASLQYELIHDHPYERTSDEILFEVHAMRAGISESERPAEWDRFFAKDQACLRASPLAKRYGWGFHHDEQGRVALVALGSAEYASLAERADLTQKPAMRSSRG from the coding sequence ATGACGACGAACTACCGCAGTACCTTCATCACCACGGCGCCCGACTGTCCCGTGCCTGTCGCAGAGGTGCCGCCCGCGGGTGCGAAGCCGAGTGTGGCGTCCCTGCAGTACGAGTTGATCCACGATCACCCGTACGAGAGGACGTCGGACGAGATCCTCTTCGAGGTGCACGCCATGCGCGCCGGGATCAGCGAGTCCGAGCGCCCCGCGGAATGGGATCGCTTCTTCGCGAAAGATCAGGCGTGCCTGCGCGCCTCTCCGCTGGCCAAGCGGTACGGCTGGGGGTTCCACCACGACGAGCAGGGCCGCGTCGCGCTCGTCGCGCTCGGCAGCGCCGAGTACGCGTCCCTCGCCGAACGCGCTGATCTCACACAGAAGCCCGCGATGCGCTCGTCACGGGGGTGA
- a CDS encoding DUF6804 family protein: MPSPQTRAPSEYQRNALAPAILAATACLAGTALLSHEYYLAIRFIVAILAVIIGWFALQARQWWWMPVMLAIAIVWNPLYPFELSGPWWVGAHVAAAAVLLTAGALIRSPRTGA; the protein is encoded by the coding sequence ATGCCCTCACCGCAGACCCGCGCGCCCTCGGAGTACCAGCGCAACGCACTCGCCCCGGCGATCCTCGCCGCGACCGCGTGCCTGGCCGGCACCGCACTCCTCAGCCACGAGTACTACCTCGCGATCCGCTTCATCGTGGCGATCCTCGCCGTGATCATCGGATGGTTCGCCCTGCAGGCCCGGCAATGGTGGTGGATGCCGGTCATGCTCGCGATCGCGATCGTCTGGAACCCGCTCTACCCGTTCGAACTCTCCGGCCCGTGGTGGGTGGGCGCCCACGTGGCCGCGGCGGCGGTGCTCCTCACCGCCGGCGCGCTGATCCGCTCCCCGCGGACGGGCGCCTAG